One genomic segment of Gemmatimonadota bacterium includes these proteins:
- the argH gene encoding argininosuccinate lyase gives MTESRDEALNRLMDDFHASIDADRRLFRVDIRGSIAYARGLLRIGVLTADEGRVIEKALGEIEGEIESGAYALTRDLEDIHMAVEKRLIEKVGPVGGKLHTGRSRNDQNATDERLYLREVVDDVSGRIRECQAALLGLAERTVDVVFPGYTHLQQAQPIRFAHYALSLLFGLQRDRERLADCRKRINVMPLGAGAMAGSAFPIDRAFLADELGFDGISPNSIDAVSDRDYNVEFLAACTTLMIRISRACEDLVIWSSTEFGYVTQHPRLATGSSIMPQKKNPDAAELLRGKTGRVVGSLVTLVTILKGLPHTYNKDMQDEKEPLFDAIDTVIVALTVFTAIWETLEVRGDRVEKNMDDAMLSTDLADYLTRCGVPFREGHGIVAALVDEAMNRGCSLRNLPLELYRQYSEHFDEAVIAGLRFDDSADKRALPGGTGKEAVLRQLEQAREILARG, from the coding sequence ATGACCGAAAGCCGGGACGAAGCACTCAATCGACTCATGGATGATTTCCACGCGTCCATCGACGCGGACCGCCGCCTTTTCCGCGTGGATATCCGGGGTAGCATCGCCTATGCCCGCGGGCTGTTGCGCATTGGCGTGCTCACCGCCGACGAGGGCCGCGTAATCGAAAAGGCACTGGGCGAGATCGAAGGCGAGATCGAAAGCGGCGCCTATGCGCTGACCCGGGATCTGGAAGACATCCACATGGCCGTGGAGAAACGCCTGATCGAGAAAGTGGGTCCCGTGGGCGGAAAACTGCACACGGGCCGGAGCCGCAACGACCAGAACGCCACGGACGAGCGACTGTATCTCCGCGAGGTGGTGGACGACGTCTCCGGGCGGATCCGGGAATGCCAGGCAGCGCTGCTGGGGCTGGCCGAACGCACGGTGGATGTCGTCTTCCCCGGGTATACCCACCTGCAGCAGGCGCAGCCGATCCGGTTCGCCCACTACGCCCTTTCGCTCTTGTTCGGGCTCCAGCGGGACCGGGAGCGTCTGGCGGACTGCCGGAAGCGGATCAACGTCATGCCCCTCGGCGCCGGGGCGATGGCGGGCAGCGCCTTCCCGATCGACCGCGCGTTCCTGGCCGATGAACTGGGTTTCGACGGCATCTCGCCCAACAGCATCGACGCGGTGAGCGACCGCGATTACAACGTCGAGTTCCTCGCCGCCTGCACGACACTGATGATCCGCATCAGCCGGGCCTGCGAGGACCTGGTCATCTGGTCGTCCACGGAATTCGGGTACGTCACGCAGCATCCCCGGCTGGCCACGGGCAGCAGCATTATGCCGCAGAAGAAGAACCCGGACGCCGCCGAACTGCTGAGGGGCAAGACCGGCCGCGTCGTGGGCAGCCTGGTCACCCTCGTCACCATACTCAAGGGCCTGCCCCACACGTACAACAAGGACATGCAGGATGAAAAGGAACCGCTTTTCGACGCCATCGACACGGTGATCGTCGCGCTGACGGTCTTCACGGCGATCTGGGAGACGCTGGAGGTAAGAGGCGATCGGGTTGAAAAAAACATGGACGACGCCATGCTTTCCACGGACCTGGCGGACTACCTGACCCGGTGCGGCGTGCCGTTCCGCGAAGGACACGGCATCGTGGCCGCGCTCGTGGACGAGGCCATGAACCGAGGCTGCAGCCTGCGCAACCTGCCGCTCGAGCTGTACCGTCAGTATTCGGAACATTTCGACGAAGCCGTGATCGCCGGGCTCAGGTTCGACGACAGCGCCGACAAGCGCGCCCTTCCCGGCGGCACCGGAAAGGAAGCCGTGCTGCGCCAACTGGAACAGGCCCGAGAGATCCTGGCGCGCGGTTAA
- a CDS encoding aspartate aminotransferase family protein yields the protein MNTEEIIALEEQYIAPTYVRPPVVFDRGSGAYVYDLEGRRYLDFLGGIAVNSLGHGVPEIIGAVAQQAAKLMHISNLYHTEPHVRLAKLLVDNAFPARIFFCNSGSESIEAALKFTRRWASEAGGEAKHEIVTFENAFHGRTYGAVSATAQPKYHEGFKPMLPGMVYLPLNEIEPLEEAISAERTAAVMVEPVQGEGGVNPAHVEFLRHLRKMCDERKVALIFDEIQCGLCRTGKLFAYQHHGIEPDVMTLAKPLAGGLPIGAVMMKSHIAEVLKPGMHGSTFGANPVACHVAHAVVSKMIDEGLADRALEMGGKLTAGLNALAETHKDIKEVRGAGLLIGVEFEDKVGDLVSACRDKGLIVGTAGDNVLRCAPPLVIDQRHVDEALGIIGVVLDAR from the coding sequence ATGAATACCGAAGAGATCATCGCCCTGGAGGAACAGTACATCGCGCCGACCTACGTGCGTCCGCCCGTCGTGTTCGACCGGGGCAGCGGCGCTTACGTCTACGACCTCGAGGGCAGGCGGTATCTCGATTTCCTCGGCGGCATCGCGGTGAACTCCCTGGGCCACGGGGTGCCGGAGATCATCGGCGCCGTGGCGCAGCAGGCCGCGAAGTTGATGCACATCTCCAACCTGTACCACACGGAACCCCACGTGAGGCTCGCGAAGCTGCTGGTGGACAACGCCTTCCCGGCAAGGATCTTCTTCTGCAACAGCGGATCGGAGTCCATCGAAGCGGCCCTGAAGTTTACGCGCCGGTGGGCGTCCGAAGCGGGCGGCGAGGCCAAGCACGAGATCGTGACCTTCGAGAACGCCTTTCACGGACGGACCTACGGCGCCGTCAGCGCCACGGCCCAGCCCAAGTACCACGAGGGGTTCAAGCCCATGCTTCCGGGGATGGTCTACCTGCCCCTGAACGAGATCGAGCCCCTCGAAGAGGCGATATCGGCGGAACGGACCGCGGCCGTGATGGTGGAGCCCGTCCAGGGCGAGGGCGGCGTGAACCCGGCGCACGTGGAATTCCTGCGGCATCTGCGCAAGATGTGCGACGAACGCAAAGTCGCCCTGATCTTCGACGAGATCCAGTGCGGCCTGTGCCGCACGGGCAAGCTCTTCGCCTACCAGCACCACGGCATCGAACCGGACGTCATGACCCTGGCCAAGCCGCTGGCCGGCGGCCTGCCCATCGGCGCCGTCATGATGAAATCCCACATCGCCGAAGTCCTCAAGCCGGGCATGCACGGTTCCACCTTCGGGGCGAACCCGGTGGCCTGTCACGTGGCCCACGCCGTCGTCAGCAAGATGATCGACGAGGGTCTGGCGGACCGGGCCCTGGAAATGGGCGGCAAACTGACCGCCGGACTGAATGCCCTCGCTGAAACTCACAAGGACATCAAGGAGGTCCGGGGCGCGGGCCTGTTGATCGGCGTGGAATTCGAAGACAAGGTAGGCGACCTCGTAAGCGCGTGCCGGGACAAGGGCCTGATCGTGGGAACGGCCGGGGACAACGTGCTCCGCTGTGCGCCGCCCCTGGTGATCGATCAGCGGCACGTGGACGAGGCGCTCGGGATCATCGGCGTTGTGCTGGACGCGCGGTGA
- the argB gene encoding acetylglutamate kinase, which produces MAQNIVVKLGGATIEQDGVIEELAADLRDLPDVFPIIVHGGGAEIGRYLELLGKEFTFVNGLRVTDGDMVEIVEMVLSGKVNKELVSRFQHSGVNALGVSGKDMGLLRAEKYREDGVDIGFVGEIVEVNTALFDLCASNHVTPVVSPISGGVNGETYNVNADHAALDIARAVACDDVVFISDVAGIHRSDGRPVRKLTPELADALIEAGEITGGMIPKVRSALECLSYGVLRARIIAWRGAGTLRKELASEESVFGTVVTTG; this is translated from the coding sequence ATGGCACAAAACATCGTGGTAAAACTCGGCGGCGCGACGATCGAGCAGGACGGCGTGATCGAGGAACTGGCCGCCGACCTTCGGGACCTGCCGGACGTTTTCCCGATCATCGTCCACGGCGGCGGTGCGGAGATCGGCCGTTATCTGGAGTTGCTCGGCAAGGAGTTCACCTTCGTGAACGGACTCCGGGTCACGGACGGCGACATGGTCGAAATCGTGGAGATGGTCCTGTCGGGCAAGGTCAACAAGGAACTGGTCTCGCGCTTCCAGCACAGCGGCGTGAATGCGCTCGGCGTAAGCGGGAAGGACATGGGCCTGCTGCGGGCTGAGAAGTACCGGGAGGACGGCGTGGACATCGGCTTCGTGGGAGAGATCGTCGAGGTGAATACCGCCCTCTTCGATCTCTGCGCGTCGAACCACGTCACGCCCGTCGTCTCCCCCATTTCGGGGGGCGTCAACGGGGAGACCTACAACGTCAACGCGGACCACGCCGCGCTGGACATCGCCCGGGCCGTGGCCTGCGACGACGTCGTGTTCATATCGGACGTGGCCGGCATCCACCGGTCCGACGGCCGGCCCGTTCGCAAGTTGACTCCCGAACTGGCCGATGCCCTGATCGAAGCGGGAGAAATCACGGGCGGGATGATTCCCAAGGTCCGCTCCGCCCTCGAGTGCCTGTCCTATGGCGTCCTCCGCGCCCGCATCATCGCGTGGCGGGGGGCCGGAACGCTGCGGAAGGAACTGGCGTCGGAAGAAAGTGTTTTCGGAACGGTAGTGACGACCGGTTAG